In Pseudomonas putida, a genomic segment contains:
- the dnaA gene encoding chromosomal replication initiator protein DnaA produces MSVELWQQCVELLRDELPAQQFNTWIRPLQVEAEGDELRVYAPNRFVLDWVNEKYLGRLLELLGEQGSGIAPALSLLIGSRRSSAPRAAPNAPVSAAVAASLAQNQVQPSALVAMPAEPATVPVAEPVPSSEPAEASSRDSFDAMADTSPAPSAAGRTEQRTVQVEGALKHTSYLNRTFTFETFVEGKSNQLARAAAWQVADNPKHGYNPLFLYGGVGLGKTHLMHAVGNHLLKKNPNAKVVYLHSERFVADMVKALQLNAINEFKRFYRSVDALLIDDIQFFARKERSQEEFFHTFNALLEGGQQVILTSDRYPKEIEGLEERLKSRFGWGLTVAVEPPELETRVAILMKKADQAKVELPHDAAFFIAQRIRSNVRELEGALKRVIAHSHFMGRDITIELIRESLKDLLALQDKLVSVDNIQRTVAEYYKIKIADLLSKRRSRSVARPRQVAMALSKELTNHSLPEIGDMFGGRDHTTVLHACRKINELKESDADIREDYKNLLRTLTT; encoded by the coding sequence GTGTCAGTGGAACTTTGGCAGCAGTGCGTGGAGCTTCTACGCGACGAACTGCCTGCCCAGCAATTCAACACCTGGATCCGTCCGCTACAGGTCGAAGCCGAAGGCGACGAGTTGCGCGTCTATGCGCCTAACCGTTTCGTTCTCGATTGGGTCAATGAAAAGTACCTGGGTCGTTTGCTCGAGCTGTTGGGTGAGCAAGGCAGCGGCATCGCGCCTGCCCTTTCCTTATTAATAGGCAGCCGTCGCAGCTCCGCTCCACGGGCTGCGCCCAACGCACCGGTCAGTGCTGCAGTGGCGGCATCTCTGGCACAAAACCAGGTCCAGCCCTCGGCGCTGGTTGCCATGCCTGCAGAGCCGGCTACCGTACCCGTCGCCGAGCCTGTGCCGAGCAGCGAGCCTGCCGAGGCATCTTCGCGCGACAGCTTCGATGCCATGGCCGACACCTCACCTGCCCCCTCCGCTGCTGGTCGCACCGAGCAGCGCACGGTGCAGGTCGAAGGCGCGCTCAAGCACACCAGCTACCTGAACCGAACCTTCACTTTCGAAACGTTCGTCGAGGGTAAGTCGAACCAGCTGGCGCGAGCGGCGGCCTGGCAGGTCGCCGACAACCCCAAGCATGGCTACAACCCACTGTTCCTTTATGGTGGTGTGGGCCTGGGTAAAACCCACCTCATGCACGCGGTCGGTAACCACCTGCTGAAGAAGAACCCGAATGCCAAGGTGGTCTACCTGCATTCGGAGCGGTTCGTCGCCGACATGGTCAAGGCGCTGCAACTCAACGCGATCAACGAGTTCAAGCGTTTCTATCGTTCCGTCGATGCGTTGTTGATCGACGATATCCAGTTCTTCGCACGCAAAGAGCGCTCGCAGGAGGAGTTTTTCCACACCTTCAACGCCCTGCTCGAAGGCGGCCAGCAGGTGATCCTCACCAGCGACCGCTATCCGAAGGAAATCGAAGGCCTGGAAGAACGACTGAAGTCGCGTTTCGGCTGGGGCCTCACCGTTGCAGTCGAGCCGCCCGAGCTTGAGACCCGCGTGGCGATCTTGATGAAGAAAGCCGACCAGGCGAAGGTCGAGCTGCCTCACGACGCTGCGTTCTTCATCGCTCAGCGCATCCGTTCCAACGTGCGGGAGCTCGAAGGTGCGCTCAAGCGCGTGATCGCCCACTCGCACTTCATGGGCCGCGACATCACCATCGAGCTGATCCGCGAATCGCTGAAAGACTTGCTGGCCCTGCAAGACAAGCTGGTGAGTGTGGATAACATTCAGCGCACGGTAGCCGAGTACTACAAGATCAAGATCGCCGATCTGTTGTCCAAGCGCCGTTCGCGCTCCGTGGCGCGCCCGCGCCAGGTCGCCATGGCACTGTCCAAGGAACTGACCAACCACAGTTTGCCGGAAATCGGCGACATGTTCGGTGGTCGGGACCACACCACGGTGCTGCACGCCTGCCGCAAGATCAACGAATTGAAGGAATCCGACGCGGACATCCGCGAGGACTACAAGAACCTGCTGCGCACGCTGACGACCTGA
- the dnaN gene encoding DNA polymerase III subunit beta, whose translation MHFTIQREALLKPLQLVAGVVERRQTLPVLSNVLLVVQGQQLSLTGTDLEVELVGRVQLEEPAEPGEITVPARKLMDICKSLPSDALIDIKVDEQKLLVKAGRSRFTLSTLPANDFPTVEEGPGSLTCNLEQSKLRRLIERTSFAMAQQDVRYYLNGMLLEVSTDTLRAVATDGHRLALCSMQAQIGQADRHQVIVPRKGILELARLLTDPEGMVSIVLGQHHIRATTGEFTFTSKLVDGKFPDYERVLPKGGDKLVLGDRQALREAFSRTAILSNEKYRGIRLQLAAGQLKIQANNPDQEEAEEEISVDYDGSSLEIGFNVSYLLDVLGVMTTEQVRLILSDSNSSALLQEAGNDDSSYVVMPMRL comes from the coding sequence ATGCATTTCACCATTCAACGCGAAGCCCTGTTGAAACCTCTGCAACTGGTCGCCGGTGTCGTCGAGCGCCGTCAGACCTTGCCGGTGCTATCCAACGTACTGCTGGTCGTGCAAGGCCAACAGCTGTCGTTGACCGGTACCGACCTGGAAGTCGAGCTGGTTGGCCGAGTTCAACTGGAAGAGCCGGCCGAGCCGGGCGAGATCACTGTCCCAGCACGTAAGCTGATGGACATCTGCAAAAGCCTGCCCAGCGATGCGCTGATCGACATCAAGGTCGATGAGCAGAAGCTGCTGGTCAAGGCTGGCCGTAGCCGCTTTACCCTGTCGACGCTGCCGGCCAACGATTTCCCCACCGTCGAGGAAGGCCCTGGCTCCCTGACCTGCAATCTGGAACAGAGCAAACTGCGTCGCCTGATCGAGCGCACCAGCTTCGCCATGGCGCAGCAGGACGTGCGTTACTACCTCAACGGCATGCTGCTGGAAGTGTCGACCGACACCTTGCGCGCCGTGGCCACCGATGGTCACCGCCTCGCACTGTGCTCGATGCAGGCACAGATCGGCCAGGCCGATCGCCACCAGGTCATCGTGCCGCGCAAAGGTATCCTCGAACTGGCGCGCCTGCTCACCGACCCGGAAGGCATGGTCAGCATCGTCCTGGGCCAGCACCATATCCGCGCCACCACGGGTGAATTCACCTTCACTTCCAAGCTGGTCGACGGCAAGTTCCCAGACTACGAGCGCGTGCTGCCCAAGGGTGGAGACAAGTTGGTACTGGGTGACCGCCAGGCGCTGCGTGAAGCGTTCAGCCGCACCGCGATCCTGTCCAACGAAAAGTACCGCGGCATTCGTCTGCAGCTGGCGGCTGGTCAATTGAAGATCCAGGCCAATAACCCCGATCAGGAAGAAGCGGAAGAAGAAATCAGCGTCGATTACGATGGCAGCTCGTTGGAGATCGGTTTCAACGTCAGCTACCTGCTGGACGTACTGGGTGTGATGACGACCGAGCAGGTTCGCCTGATCCTTTCGGATTCCAACAGCAGCGCCCTGTTGCAGGAAGCGGGCAATGACGACTCGTCCTACGTTGTCATGCCGATGCGTCTGTAA